A window of Lentimicrobiaceae bacterium contains these coding sequences:
- a CDS encoding menaquinone biosynthesis protein, producing the protein MIIDNTKKPVRISAISYLNTLPFVYGLTHYFDGDSIELQLEVPSVSAQKMILKQAEIGLLPVAALPLLSDEYRILDYCIGTRDKVNTVLLLSNVPLQSIKTISLDYDSRTSVELVKILARYYWKIQPDYVSLAREESHVQDISDAAVFIGDKTFSLKSRFAYIYDLATEWNRFTGLPFVFACWVAVNSLSEDFISQFSQAIEFGIAHIRESIMDKNLPISESEAYDYLTRNISFRFDAAKKAAMEKFLSYLRTG; encoded by the coding sequence ATGATAATTGATAACACAAAAAAACCAGTACGCATTTCAGCCATTTCATATCTTAATACTCTTCCGTTTGTATATGGTTTGACTCATTATTTTGATGGAGACAGCATAGAATTGCAGTTGGAGGTTCCTTCAGTTTCAGCCCAGAAAATGATTTTAAAGCAAGCCGAAATAGGATTACTGCCAGTGGCAGCTTTACCGTTGCTTTCTGATGAATACCGGATACTTGACTATTGTATAGGGACACGGGATAAGGTAAATACGGTGCTTTTGCTTAGCAATGTTCCACTTCAATCCATTAAAACTATCAGCCTCGACTACGATTCGCGTACGTCTGTCGAGTTAGTAAAAATTCTTGCCCGATATTACTGGAAAATACAGCCGGATTACGTCTCTCTTGCAAGAGAAGAATCTCACGTACAGGATATAAGTGATGCGGCAGTTTTTATCGGTGATAAAACCTTTTCCCTGAAAAGCCGTTTTGCTTACATTTACGATCTGGCTACCGAATGGAATCGTTTTACCGGGCTGCCCTTTGTTTTTGCATGCTGGGTGGCAGTTAATTCATTGTCAGAAGATTTTATCAGCCAGTTTTCACAAGCTATTGAGTTTGGGATAGCCCATATTAGAGAATCTATCATGGATAAAAACCTTCCTATTTCAGAATCTGAGGCTTACGATTATCTCACTCGGAACATAAGTTTCAGATTCGATGCAGCAAAAAAGGCGGCAATGGAGAAATTTCTTTCTTACTTGCGAACTGGATAG
- the guaA gene encoding glutamine-hydrolyzing GMP synthase, with the protein MLDFGSQYTQLIARRIREMNVYCEIQPYNYKIEAKEHLKGIILSGSPYSVREQNAPHPDLSPVKGKLPILGLCYGAQLLAQSGGGEVLKSTIREYGRANLSFVDAECPLTRGMHSGSQVWMSHGDTILSLPDVCRVIAATADVAIAGYAVNNEKTYGIQFHPEVYHTEEGGILLHNFIVNICGCSQNWTPDSFIETTVSELKNTISEEKVVLGLSGGVDSTVAAVLLHKAIGKKLYCIFVDNGLLRKNEFENVLHSYMHMGLNVKGVDARKLFLDALKGKTDPEEKRKAIGKTFINVFDAEAHAIENVNWLGQGTIYPDVIESVSVKGPSATIKSHHNVGGLPDFMKLKVVEPLKSLFKDEVRRVGTALGIPEAILQRHPFPGPGLGIRILGEVTEEKVKVLQEADHIFIEGLKENGLYGQVWQAATILLPIHSVGVMGDERTYENVVALRAVSSTDGMTADWCNLPFDFLAKVSNDIINKVKGVNRVVYDISSKPPATIEWE; encoded by the coding sequence ATTCTTGATTTTGGCTCACAATATACGCAACTTATAGCCCGCCGTATCCGTGAGATGAATGTGTATTGTGAGATTCAGCCGTATAATTACAAGATAGAAGCAAAGGAGCACCTTAAAGGAATAATCCTTTCGGGAAGCCCGTACTCAGTTCGTGAACAAAATGCGCCCCACCCCGATCTATCACCGGTTAAAGGGAAACTTCCCATACTCGGCTTATGCTACGGGGCGCAATTACTGGCTCAAAGTGGTGGTGGCGAAGTATTAAAATCAACAATCAGGGAATATGGAAGGGCAAATCTTTCGTTTGTTGATGCAGAATGTCCGCTGACCCGTGGGATGCATTCCGGTTCGCAGGTATGGATGTCGCATGGCGATACCATACTTTCATTACCTGATGTCTGCCGGGTTATTGCCGCTACTGCCGATGTTGCCATTGCCGGCTATGCCGTAAACAATGAAAAAACGTATGGCATCCAGTTTCATCCCGAAGTATATCATACAGAAGAAGGGGGCATATTGCTGCATAATTTTATTGTAAACATTTGTGGATGCAGCCAAAACTGGACACCGGATTCGTTTATCGAAACTACTGTTTCGGAACTGAAAAATACTATTAGCGAAGAAAAGGTGGTTCTGGGGCTTTCGGGAGGCGTAGATTCCACTGTAGCAGCAGTTTTATTGCACAAAGCAATAGGGAAAAAGCTCTACTGTATTTTTGTAGATAACGGCTTACTGCGAAAAAATGAGTTTGAGAATGTACTGCATTCTTACATGCACATGGGTTTGAATGTAAAGGGAGTAGATGCCCGAAAATTATTTCTGGATGCCTTGAAAGGCAAAACAGATCCCGAAGAAAAGCGGAAAGCCATCGGGAAAACCTTTATCAATGTTTTTGATGCTGAAGCTCATGCAATAGAAAATGTAAACTGGCTGGGACAGGGAACCATTTACCCGGATGTAATTGAGTCTGTTTCGGTAAAGGGACCATCGGCTACCATTAAATCGCATCATAACGTGGGCGGATTGCCCGATTTTATGAAGCTGAAAGTGGTGGAACCACTGAAGAGTCTTTTTAAGGACGAAGTACGCCGCGTGGGGACTGCTTTGGGCATTCCGGAAGCAATTTTGCAAAGACATCCTTTTCCCGGACCTGGTCTGGGGATACGGATTTTAGGCGAAGTAACCGAAGAAAAGGTTAAGGTTTTGCAGGAAGCAGACCATATTTTTATCGAAGGATTAAAGGAAAACGGCTTGTATGGACAGGTATGGCAGGCGGCTACAATACTTTTGCCAATTCACTCTGTAGGTGTAATGGGTGATGAACGTACATACGAAAATGTAGTTGCCCTGAGAGCAGTTTCTTCTACCGACGGAATGACTGCCGACTGGTGCAATCTGCCTTTCGACTTTCTTGCAAAAGTTTCAAACGACATTATTAATAAAGTAAAAGGCGTTAACAGAGTGGTGTACGATATAAGCTCAAAACCACCCGCAACGATAGAATGGGAATAA
- a CDS encoding LysM peptidoglycan-binding domain-containing protein → MKKTIFFLFIALMPFCTMAQKKTEVKRSEIIEKIEGKDYYIHFVKDGQTIEAIAKAYEVNTTTLTEQNPELTKGIRAKQIIKIPVVLKTIPVVGDKEKNTTNDKQEIADKVTDNFIYHAVQEKETFYSITTKYGVTERELMDNNPELNNGLKMDAIIKIPVKNPVAKQEPKKTPPSGNVQKNTVEPPKSNNAEYIQYPVAEKETLWAISKKFGVSIEEITASNPELKTGLKKGQIINIPSHNTANKNKVQEPVQPRTIKEVKNKEIEQKQIVEPEKKVTNANCNESGEEGVYRVALMLPLYLKDVDNINVATIENVKDATSFKSMRFLQFYEGAVIAADSLKSKGLKVKMYVYDIDEDTSRTGVLLRKPEMKQMDMIIGPFYSRNFKKVSAFAKKNGIPVINPLSQRSEIVENNHSVYKIQPSVNTGFDLMARYIMKNYSNPNVIVIRYPNTNETAALLSALKAEMGNGKTGKILFKECISISEIIKNLSPDRENIILALSENKAFVFNILNKLNEQRNNHRITLFGMPSWAEMDFDIVHALNLNLHLYQPSFVDFKDAHVNTFIGQFRTKYKTVPEQSKYAFLGFDVTWYFLNALYRYGKDFGDCLSNMEIRTLETRFGFKSFGNDGYENQLGYIIRYKDYLMENVSPER, encoded by the coding sequence ATGAAGAAAACTATTTTTTTTCTTTTTATTGCCCTTATGCCTTTTTGTACAATGGCTCAGAAAAAAACAGAAGTAAAACGTTCTGAAATTATTGAAAAAATAGAAGGCAAGGATTATTACATCCATTTTGTTAAGGATGGGCAAACTATAGAAGCCATTGCCAAAGCCTATGAGGTGAATACAACTACACTTACCGAACAAAATCCTGAACTTACAAAAGGAATAAGGGCTAAGCAAATAATTAAAATTCCCGTTGTCCTTAAAACGATACCTGTTGTAGGGGATAAAGAAAAAAATACAACTAATGATAAACAGGAAATTGCCGATAAGGTTACCGATAATTTTATTTATCATGCCGTGCAGGAAAAGGAAACCTTTTACAGCATAACCACAAAGTATGGGGTAACGGAAAGGGAACTGATGGATAACAATCCTGAGTTAAACAATGGCTTGAAAATGGATGCTATAATAAAAATTCCGGTGAAAAATCCGGTTGCAAAACAGGAGCCGAAAAAAACACCGCCTTCCGGAAATGTACAAAAAAATACCGTAGAACCCCCAAAAAGCAATAATGCAGAGTATATACAGTACCCGGTAGCCGAAAAGGAAACCCTGTGGGCAATTTCCAAAAAATTTGGCGTAAGTATAGAAGAAATTACGGCTTCAAACCCTGAATTAAAAACCGGGTTGAAAAAGGGACAAATTATAAACATTCCTTCCCATAATACGGCAAATAAAAACAAGGTACAGGAACCGGTACAGCCCAGAACGATAAAAGAAGTTAAAAACAAAGAGATTGAACAGAAACAAATTGTAGAGCCTGAGAAAAAAGTAACCAATGCAAACTGTAATGAATCGGGGGAAGAAGGCGTTTACCGTGTTGCGCTTATGCTCCCACTTTACCTAAAAGATGTTGATAACATTAATGTTGCAACTATTGAAAATGTTAAAGATGCCACATCGTTTAAATCCATGCGGTTTTTACAATTTTACGAAGGGGCAGTGATTGCTGCAGATTCATTAAAAAGCAAGGGGCTGAAAGTAAAGATGTATGTGTATGATATTGATGAGGATACTTCGCGTACCGGTGTTTTGCTCAGAAAACCCGAAATGAAACAAATGGATATGATTATTGGCCCTTTCTACAGCAGAAATTTTAAAAAAGTTTCTGCTTTTGCCAAAAAGAATGGCATTCCTGTTATCAATCCATTATCGCAACGTTCTGAAATTGTGGAAAACAACCATAGTGTTTACAAAATTCAACCTTCTGTAAACACGGGGTTCGATTTGATGGCAAGATACATTATGAAAAATTATTCCAACCCCAATGTGATAGTAATCAGGTATCCTAACACCAATGAAACTGCTGCGTTGTTAAGTGCATTGAAGGCTGAGATGGGCAACGGGAAGACCGGGAAAATACTTTTTAAAGAGTGTATTTCTATTTCCGAAATCATTAAAAACCTTTCGCCTGACCGGGAAAATATCATCCTGGCTTTATCGGAAAATAAGGCATTTGTATTCAACATACTTAATAAACTGAATGAACAGCGAAACAATCACCGGATTACGCTTTTCGGTATGCCGAGCTGGGCTGAAATGGATTTTGATATTGTACATGCACTGAACCTGAACCTACATTTGTATCAGCCTTCTTTTGTTGATTTTAAGGATGCCCATGTCAATACATTTATCGGTCAGTTTCGTACTAAATACAAAACCGTGCCAGAACAAAGCAAATATGCCTTTTTGGGTTTCGATGTTACCTGGTATTTTCTTAATGCGCTTTACCGTTATGGAAAAGATTTTGGAGATTGCCTTTCTAACATGGAGATTCGTACCCTCGAAACCCGTTTCGGATTTAAAAGCTTTGGTAACGATGGGTATGAAAATCAGTTGGGATATATCATTCGATATAAAGATTACCTGATGGAAAATGTTAGCCCCGAAAGGTAA
- a CDS encoding metal ABC transporter permease: protein MELFHYRFFVTALLTAVLASISCGIVGTYIVSKRKVFISDGITHASFGGIGIAFYMGINPIVGAVIFAIISALGIEFISKKGDIREDSAIGMIWSLGMALGIIFIFITPNYAPNLMSFLFGNILTVTSTEVLLMFALTAIISLFFYFFYKTILFIAFDEEYARTHRLPVQMFNYLMIALIALCIVLNIRTTGIILVLSFLTIPQSTANIFTRNFSSIIFYSICFGIAGSVMGLLLSYYFNIPSGACIIFVFVIVFICAKVLKMFCTKLLKSK, encoded by the coding sequence ATAGAATTATTTCATTATCGTTTTTTTGTAACTGCTTTACTCACGGCTGTACTTGCAAGTATTTCATGCGGAATAGTCGGCACATACATAGTATCGAAACGTAAAGTTTTCATCAGTGATGGCATTACGCACGCATCCTTCGGAGGGATAGGCATTGCTTTTTACATGGGAATAAATCCAATTGTTGGGGCTGTAATTTTTGCAATAATTTCTGCCCTGGGTATTGAATTTATTTCAAAAAAGGGTGATATACGCGAAGATTCGGCAATAGGGATGATATGGTCGCTTGGGATGGCACTTGGGATTATTTTTATATTTATTACCCCAAACTATGCACCAAATTTAATGTCGTTTCTCTTCGGAAACATACTAACGGTAACATCAACTGAAGTGTTACTTATGTTTGCACTTACTGCCATAATATCACTTTTCTTTTATTTTTTTTATAAAACAATACTTTTCATTGCCTTCGACGAAGAGTACGCACGCACGCACCGCCTACCGGTACAGATGTTTAACTATCTGATGATAGCTCTGATAGCTTTATGTATCGTTTTGAATATCAGGACAACAGGGATTATTTTGGTATTGTCTTTCTTAACTATTCCACAATCAACTGCCAACATTTTTACACGTAACTTCAGTTCAATAATTTTCTATTCGATATGTTTTGGAATAGCAGGATCGGTAATGGGTTTATTGCTGTCTTACTATTTTAATATTCCGTCAGGTGCTTGTATAATTTTTGTTTTTGTAATAGTATTTATATGTGCAAAAGTATTGAAAATGTTTTGTACTAAATTATTGAAAAGCAAGTAA
- a CDS encoding ABC transporter ATP-binding protein produces MKQELVKISSVTTGYENEATLKNITFSVFDFDFIGVIGPNGGGKTTLVKLIMGLIKPYSGQIGYHEVAKGKTLIGYLPQMNQIDKKFPITVKDVVLSGLMSENKIYYRFTKKDCERATNLLELTGIANLHKKPVGELSGGQLQRVFLCRALISSPRLLILDEPNTFVDNKFEYDLYEYLKILNQNMAIMLVTHDIGIVTTYVKTIACVNTYLHYHPSNQITEEQLSMYNCPVQLVTHGDLPHTVLSKHNHSDE; encoded by the coding sequence TTGAAACAGGAGCTTGTTAAAATTTCATCCGTTACAACGGGTTATGAAAACGAAGCCACTCTGAAAAACATTACATTTTCGGTTTTTGATTTCGATTTTATAGGTGTAATTGGACCTAATGGAGGTGGGAAAACCACTCTGGTAAAGCTTATAATGGGATTAATAAAACCTTATTCAGGGCAAATCGGGTATCACGAAGTGGCTAAAGGAAAAACTCTGATAGGCTACCTGCCACAGATGAACCAGATTGATAAAAAGTTCCCCATCACAGTAAAAGATGTTGTTCTTTCGGGTCTTATGTCGGAAAATAAAATCTATTACCGATTTACAAAAAAAGACTGCGAAAGAGCTACAAACCTTCTCGAACTGACAGGTATCGCCAACTTGCATAAAAAACCTGTGGGAGAGCTTTCAGGAGGGCAGTTGCAGAGGGTTTTCCTTTGCCGTGCATTAATTTCTTCACCCCGCCTTTTAATATTAGATGAACCGAATACATTTGTTGATAATAAATTCGAATACGATTTGTATGAATATCTGAAAATATTAAATCAAAATATGGCTATTATGCTTGTAACTCACGATATTGGTATAGTAACCACTTATGTAAAAACAATAGCCTGTGTAAATACTTATCTGCATTATCATCCTTCTAACCAGATTACCGAGGAGCAACTTAGCATGTATAATTGTCCGGTACAGTTGGTTACCCATGGCGACCTACCACATACAGTATTAAGCAAACATAATCACAGCGATGAATAG
- a CDS encoding zinc ABC transporter substrate-binding protein translates to MKEKTFLFIVIAALIMACNNPEHYKNVSVSHSLSVSIQPLKYFVSAIAGNDFTVKVLVPPGQSAENFEPTPGQIQQLSDASVHFSISHFDFEKALNESAKALNPDIKIIDLSKGLCLLQLHEHTHQGHSHSSNADPHIWLSIKNAKIFSKQIYQALCNTFPKKKNIFTSNFNLLISKLDNMDKNAEMQFAGFTHRNFIIYHPALGYFARDYNLIQNAIEADGKEPAPSNLKRLVDLALKDSIHTIFIQKEFDDKYARSIASEINGKIIYVDALSPNWVEMMNKLIMEMKTAFVEKVARNK, encoded by the coding sequence TTGAAGGAGAAAACCTTTCTTTTCATTGTTATTGCTGCGTTGATAATGGCATGCAATAACCCTGAACATTATAAAAATGTTAGCGTTAGTCATTCACTTTCGGTAAGTATCCAGCCACTTAAGTATTTTGTTTCTGCCATTGCCGGTAACGATTTTACAGTAAAAGTACTTGTTCCTCCCGGACAAAGTGCCGAAAATTTCGAACCAACTCCCGGACAAATTCAGCAACTTTCCGACGCTTCCGTCCATTTTTCAATAAGCCATTTCGACTTCGAGAAAGCGCTGAATGAAAGCGCAAAAGCCCTAAATCCTGACATTAAAATAATTGACTTGTCGAAAGGATTATGTCTTCTCCAACTTCATGAACATACACACCAAGGGCATTCGCATTCATCGAATGCCGATCCACATATCTGGCTTTCGATTAAAAATGCAAAAATATTTTCCAAGCAGATTTACCAAGCACTTTGCAATACCTTTCCGAAGAAAAAAAATATTTTTACATCTAATTTCAATTTATTGATTTCGAAACTAGATAACATGGATAAAAATGCGGAAATGCAATTTGCTGGTTTTACACATCGTAATTTCATTATTTACCATCCGGCTCTTGGGTATTTTGCCAGAGATTATAATTTGATACAGAATGCTATAGAGGCTGATGGGAAAGAACCTGCTCCTAGCAATCTGAAACGCCTGGTTGACCTTGCCCTTAAAGATTCCATCCATACAATATTTATACAAAAGGAATTCGATGATAAATATGCCCGTTCGATAGCATCAGAAATAAATGGTAAAATAATTTATGTTGATGCATTATCACCCAATTGGGTTGAGATGATGAATAAATTGATAATGGAAATGAAGACAGCTTTTGTGGAAAAAGTTGCCAGAAACAAGTGA
- the yidC gene encoding membrane protein insertase YidC, whose amino-acid sequence MNRDNIIGLVVIFAIIIGFSLWQMPSKEEKEAMRLRNDSLLREQHITDSITKLQQEVQKKTMAVADSPSAKKVEKTENVIGEKKQEYGIFGNVAYGKNTFYTIENEVLKLKIASKGGRIQSVQLKKYNTYDTLPVKLFDADSSVFSFTFFSDNRAIHTDELYFEPFWYNSLQNNKDSLSVSGNDSLRFGMRLYPYRTDSIADKTRYIEFLYTLRGDKYMTGFTVNFVGMNQAISGNVNYLNLDWKANMRSQERSLKNERQNATIYYKYFQDEVDFIPETKDKKDDLKTKVKWISFKTQFFSATLIANDFFNSGTIETSTGTDGDHYLKTMKAEISVPFNPAQSQSIPMSLYFGPNKYNLLKKYHLDLERQIPLGWSFFLMQWINRYAVIPVFDFLSTFNMNYGIIILILTILLKIVLFPIAYKTYTSSAKMKVLKPEVEEINKKFPKKEDAMKKQQTVMALYKKAGVNPMSGCIPLLLQMPILIALFRFFPASIELRQQPFLWAHDLSSYDSVLNLPFNIPFYGDHVSLFCLLMTISTIIYTKINNDMMSGTSQQMPGMKTMMYLMPIMFLGFFNSYSSGLSYYYLLANLFTFGQMWLIRKFVNEDKIHAKIQENRKKPVKTSSFQKRLEDMAKKRGYPVRK is encoded by the coding sequence ATGAACAGAGACAATATTATCGGTCTTGTAGTTATTTTTGCTATTATCATAGGTTTCAGCCTGTGGCAAATGCCTTCGAAAGAGGAAAAGGAAGCCATGCGACTTCGTAACGATTCGCTCCTTCGCGAACAACACATTACTGATTCAATCACCAAATTGCAACAGGAAGTTCAGAAAAAAACTATGGCAGTTGCGGATTCACCTTCTGCAAAAAAGGTAGAAAAGACAGAGAATGTTATTGGTGAAAAGAAACAGGAATATGGAATTTTTGGCAATGTTGCTTACGGTAAAAATACATTTTACACCATCGAAAATGAAGTATTAAAACTGAAAATTGCATCCAAAGGTGGCAGAATCCAAAGTGTACAGCTTAAAAAATACAACACCTATGACACATTGCCGGTAAAGCTTTTCGATGCTGACTCCTCTGTTTTTTCCTTTACTTTCTTTTCGGATAACCGTGCCATCCATACCGATGAATTGTATTTTGAACCTTTCTGGTACAATAGTTTGCAAAATAATAAGGATTCGTTAAGCGTATCAGGTAACGATTCACTGCGTTTCGGAATGCGGCTTTATCCTTATCGAACCGATTCAATAGCCGATAAAACGCGTTACATCGAATTTTTATATACTTTGCGGGGTGATAAGTATATGACCGGTTTTACGGTAAATTTTGTTGGGATGAACCAGGCAATTTCCGGAAATGTAAATTATCTCAACCTTGACTGGAAAGCCAACATGCGCTCGCAGGAACGCAGCCTGAAAAATGAAAGGCAAAATGCCACCATTTACTATAAATATTTCCAGGACGAAGTAGATTTTATCCCGGAAACCAAGGACAAAAAGGACGATCTGAAAACCAAGGTAAAATGGATTTCATTTAAAACCCAGTTTTTTTCGGCTACACTTATTGCCAATGATTTTTTTAACAGCGGAACAATAGAAACTTCTACAGGAACCGACGGCGACCACTATCTGAAAACAATGAAAGCTGAAATTTCCGTTCCTTTTAATCCTGCACAAAGCCAGAGTATTCCCATGTCGCTTTATTTCGGACCGAATAAGTATAATTTACTCAAGAAATACCATCTCGACCTCGAACGGCAAATTCCTCTCGGATGGAGTTTCTTCCTTATGCAGTGGATTAACCGTTATGCCGTTATACCGGTATTTGATTTCCTGAGCACCTTCAATATGAATTATGGCATTATTATTCTTATTCTTACCATTTTACTTAAGATAGTCCTTTTCCCAATAGCCTATAAAACCTATACATCTTCGGCTAAGATGAAAGTATTGAAACCCGAGGTGGAAGAGATAAATAAAAAATTCCCCAAAAAGGAGGATGCTATGAAAAAGCAGCAAACTGTGATGGCTTTGTACAAAAAAGCCGGGGTAAACCCAATGTCGGGTTGCATTCCATTGCTGCTGCAAATGCCGATACTTATCGCTTTGTTCCGGTTTTTCCCGGCATCTATTGAATTGCGACAGCAACCGTTTCTTTGGGCGCACGACCTTTCTTCCTATGATTCTGTTCTCAATCTTCCGTTCAATATACCTTTCTATGGTGACCATGTCAGCCTTTTCTGCTTGTTGATGACCATTTCGACTATCATTTACACCAAAATCAATAATGATATGATGTCGGGTACCAGTCAGCAAATGCCAGGTATGAAGACAATGATGTACCTGATGCCTATAATGTTCCTCGGATTCTTCAACAGCTATTCCTCAGGGCTAAGCTATTATTATCTGCTTGCCAACCTGTTTACTTTTGGCCAAATGTGGTTGATCCGTAAATTTGTGAATGAAGATAAAATTCATGCAAAAATCCAGGAAAACAGAAAAAAACCTGTGAAAACATCCAGTTTTCAGAAGCGACTGGAAGATATGGCTAAAAAACGGGGCTATCCAGTTCGCAAGTAA